A single window of Penaeus chinensis breed Huanghai No. 1 chromosome 9, ASM1920278v2, whole genome shotgun sequence DNA harbors:
- the LOC125028839 gene encoding signaling mucin MSB2-like translates to MGVLNLKDTAMVMVLIHATIPWVYGLTPQDCLVYDSESDAPEPKILHRQITMGVSGTGSLWNAKLSLTSQLTEGSCDLLFVSDTVAASCTDGNGTSTSSTVVKWPPGLFVPGSFTELWLRLGDPSSSPSSSSSSTSSSSSSSLSPSSSPSVPPEGSHSEELYLLGRRGNGRGFLLVPSTRLKPPLSLTWGSQSIKYYYNCVTGCLKETQVTTPQGLHTVFLLKDQNFQNLSFSYSPKTLRPKLSFTPVSLSISLTQQDLKEVPEGSWGNITVVWNTLEDTLGALVNGKPAGSLDSYNTLNKMAVIEGEVEGGGFLTLCDPRFQLLQDALASEGGVVEVPDDVTSDVSPSTASSLTSDPDSFGVSSVAQTNQALMVVCILLSIVLLILIAVSYSRTSAKLRKLGVNSNGEVKGPSIVRRSSSTYSKVRCSVKSLKKASDDAKDSSVDQDECRSLSDATVAMTDVTSTPLATPNASSPFAAPRGSKVVSTSEFIDIDIGT, encoded by the exons ATGGGAGTTCTTAACTTGAAAGACACTGCcatggtaatggtattgatacaTGCTACCATTCCCTGGGTTTATGGGTTAACACCTCAAG ACTGCCTTGTGTATGATTCCGAGAGCGACGCCCCCGAGCCGAAGATCCTGCACAGGCAGATCACCATGGGCGTGAGTGGCACAGGGAGCCTCTGGAATGCCAAGCTCTCGCTGACGTCGCAGCTGACAGAGGGCAGCTGCGACCTCCTCTTCGTGTCTGACACCGTGGCGGCCTCGTGCACGGATGGGAACGGAACCAGCACGTCGTCGACCGTAGTCAAGTGGCCCCCTGGTCTCTTCGTGCCTGGGAGCTTTACCGAGTTGTGGTTGCGCCTGGGAGATCCCTCGTCGTCgccgtcatcttcttcttcttcgacttcatcttcatcttcctcttctctctcgccttcgtcGTCACCTTCCGTCCCTCCCGAAGGAAGCCACAGCGAAGAACTCTACCTTCTGGGCAGACGAGGGAATGGCAGAGGCTTCCTGCTGGTGCCTTCCACTAGACTGAAGCCTCCTCTAAGCCTTACGTGGGGGAGCCAGTCCATTAAGTACTATTACAACTGTGTTACGG GATGCCTGAAGGAAACCCAAGTGACCACGCCCCAAGGACTCCACACCGTGTTTCTCCTGAAGGACCAGAATTTCCAAaacctttccttctcctactcaccCAAGACACTCAGGCCTAAGCTCTCCTTCACCCCCGTGTCCCTCTCGATCTCCCTAACCCAGCAGGATCTGAAGGAAGTGCCTGAGGGATCCTGGGGGAACATCACGGTCGTTTGGAATACTCTGGAGGATACGTTAGGG GCCCTAGTGAACGGCAAGCCAGCGGGATCCCTTGATTCCTACAACACGCTGAACAAAATGGCTGTTATCGAAGGGGAGGTCGAGGGCGGCGGATTCTTGACCTTGTGTGACCCTCGGTTTCAGCTGCTTCAGGATGCCTTGGCGAGTGAGGGGGGCGTGGTCGagg TTCCGGATGACGTGACCAGTGACGTCAGCCCTTCTACCGCCTCCTCTCTGACGTCTGACCCTGACTCCTTCGGCGTCTCCTCCGTCGCTCAGACCAACCAAGCCCTCATGGTCGTGTGCATCCTCCTCTCGATCGTCCTTCTGATCCTCATCGCCGTCTCCTACTCCCGCACCTCCGCCAAGCTCCGCAAGCTGGGGGTCAACTCCAACGGCGAGGTCAAAGGTCCCAGCATCGTCAGGAGGTCCTCCTCGACATACTCGAAGGTCCGGTGCAGCGTCAAGTCCCTGAAGAAGGCCAGCGACGACGCGAAGGACAGCAGCGTCGACCAGGACGAGTGTAGAAGCCTGTCGGATGCAACCGTGGCGATGACTGACGTCACGAGCACGCCCCTGGCCACGCCCAACGCCTCGTCCCCCTTCGCGGCGCCGCGGGGGAGCAAGGTGGTGTCGACCAGCGAGTTCATCGACATCGACATCGGAACGTGA